From Oncorhynchus kisutch isolate 150728-3 unplaced genomic scaffold, Okis_V2 scaffold892, whole genome shotgun sequence, the proteins below share one genomic window:
- the LOC116362889 gene encoding zymogen granule membrane protein 16-like isoform X2 yields MPHFCRMFLILVVTMFLAGCLALPIKDPYSYSSAVGQGVGTPFASYGEGRITGVRVWETNNNYYYYYYYNYNSNNYISGFQLRYGNTWSPVFGNEGSVKQVMELFNDEAIVEVSGKYNPADYICYLVLTTNMGRTLSAGMPNQISFNFYPTNMGNELRILSGRFNGAGITSIGAHWGLVDIEGAGNSTLETALETVTPIY; encoded by the exons ATGCCTCACTTTTGCAGAATGTTCTTAATCCTGGTTGTCACAATGTTCTTGGCTGGCTGCTTGGCTTTGC CCATCAAAGACCCGTACTCGTATTCCTCTGCGGTGGGTCAGGGAGTTGGCACCCCATTTGCTTCCTACGGTGAGGGGCGCATTACGGGAGTCAGAGTGTGGGAGaccaacaacaactactactactactactactacaactacaacagcaacaaCTACATCAGCGG GTTCCAGCTGAGATATGGCAACACCTGGTCTCCTGTGTTCGGTAACGAAGGGAGTGTAAAGCAGGTGATGGAGCTGTTTAATGATGAGGCCATCGTCGAGGTGTCTGGGAAGTACAACCCAGCAGACTACATCTGCTACCTGGTGTTAACCACCAACATGGGGCGCACTCTGTCAGCCGGCATGCCCAACCAAATCTCCTTCAACTTCTACCCAACCAACATGGGCAATGAGCTGAGGATCCTCAGCGGTCGCTTCAACGGTGCTGGAATCACCTCCATCGGAGCCCACTGGGGATTGGTGGACATTGAAGGGGCTGGAAACAGTACTCTGGAAACAGCACTGGAAACAGTAACTCCTATTTATTAG
- the LOC116362889 gene encoding zymogen granule membrane protein 16-like isoform X1: MFLILVVTMFLAGCLALPIKDPYSYSSAVGQGVGTPFASYGEGRITGVRVWETNNNYYYYYYYNYNSNNYISGFQLRYGNTWSPVFGNEGSVKQVMELFNDEAIVEVSGKYNPADYICYLVLTTNMGRTLSAGMPNQISFNFYPTNMGNELRILSGRFNGAGITSIGAHWGLVDIEGAGNSTLETALETVTPIY, translated from the exons ATGTTCTTAATCCTGGTTGTCACAATGTTCTTGGCTGGCTGCTTGGCTTTGC CCATCAAAGACCCGTACTCGTATTCCTCTGCGGTGGGTCAGGGAGTTGGCACCCCATTTGCTTCCTACGGTGAGGGGCGCATTACGGGAGTCAGAGTGTGGGAGaccaacaacaactactactactactactactacaactacaacagcaacaaCTACATCAGCGG GTTCCAGCTGAGATATGGCAACACCTGGTCTCCTGTGTTCGGTAACGAAGGGAGTGTAAAGCAGGTGATGGAGCTGTTTAATGATGAGGCCATCGTCGAGGTGTCTGGGAAGTACAACCCAGCAGACTACATCTGCTACCTGGTGTTAACCACCAACATGGGGCGCACTCTGTCAGCCGGCATGCCCAACCAAATCTCCTTCAACTTCTACCCAACCAACATGGGCAATGAGCTGAGGATCCTCAGCGGTCGCTTCAACGGTGCTGGAATCACCTCCATCGGAGCCCACTGGGGATTGGTGGACATTGAAGGGGCTGGAAACAGTACTCTGGAAACAGCACTGGAAACAGTAACTCCTATTTATTAG